The proteins below come from a single Streptomyces sp. MRC013 genomic window:
- a CDS encoding hydantoinase/oxoprolinase family protein translates to MTVRIGIDVGGTNTDAVLMDGDRVVAAVKSPTTDDVTAGIVTALKQLEYQSPITLDKARAVMIGTTQFTNAIVEARGLAPTGCVRLGLPATAAVPPMADWPPRLTRALGVHHHLCHGGYEFDGRPISPLDPDEIKRAADEMVGAGVRAVAVTGVFSPVNRDMEEQVADLLSARAPDLRITLSHELGRIGLVERENAALVNASLGELADLVCDAFQLALRQAGITAPVYLSQNDGTLMDVEFVRRYPVATFASGPTNSMRGAAMLSGLSDCAVVDIGGTTSDVGMIVNGFPRPAGTEVHIGGVRTNFRMPDVVAAGIGGGSLVRTVDDAVQVGPDSVGHRLTERSMVFGGDTLTASDIAAAAGLVDFGDRDAVAGLDRGLVRRAVAHIAGEVAALVDRMRTSSAPVPVVLVGGGSAIVGDGLPGFETVRPEHYAVANAIGAAIAQVGGEVDRVEVLQGRSREEVLQQAREEAADKAVAAGARADTVRVVEVEEYPMAYLPGNAVRIKVKAVGDLLLPGEGA, encoded by the coding sequence ATGACGGTGCGAATCGGAATCGACGTGGGCGGCACCAACACCGATGCGGTGCTGATGGACGGTGACCGGGTCGTGGCGGCGGTCAAGAGCCCCACCACGGACGACGTCACCGCCGGCATCGTGACCGCCCTCAAGCAGCTCGAGTACCAGTCGCCGATCACCCTGGACAAAGCCCGCGCGGTGATGATCGGCACCACGCAGTTCACCAACGCGATCGTGGAGGCCCGCGGGCTGGCGCCGACCGGCTGCGTGCGGCTCGGCCTGCCGGCGACCGCGGCCGTGCCGCCGATGGCCGACTGGCCGCCGCGGCTGACGCGTGCCCTGGGCGTCCACCACCACCTGTGCCACGGCGGCTACGAGTTCGACGGCCGCCCCATCTCCCCGCTCGACCCGGACGAGATCAAGCGGGCCGCGGACGAGATGGTCGGCGCCGGCGTCCGGGCGGTCGCGGTGACCGGCGTGTTCTCCCCGGTCAACCGGGACATGGAGGAGCAGGTCGCGGACCTGCTGAGTGCCCGCGCCCCGGACCTGCGCATCACCCTCAGCCACGAGCTCGGGCGCATCGGGCTCGTCGAGCGGGAGAACGCGGCCCTCGTCAACGCGTCCCTGGGGGAGCTGGCGGACCTCGTCTGCGACGCCTTCCAGCTGGCGCTGCGTCAGGCCGGCATCACCGCGCCGGTGTACCTCTCGCAGAACGACGGCACCCTGATGGACGTCGAGTTCGTCCGGCGCTACCCCGTGGCGACCTTCGCCTCCGGTCCCACCAACTCCATGCGGGGCGCGGCGATGCTGTCGGGTCTGTCGGACTGCGCCGTCGTCGACATCGGCGGCACGACGAGCGATGTCGGAATGATCGTCAACGGCTTCCCCCGGCCGGCCGGGACGGAGGTCCACATCGGCGGGGTGCGCACCAACTTCCGCATGCCCGACGTGGTCGCCGCCGGGATCGGCGGCGGCAGCCTGGTACGGACCGTCGACGACGCCGTACAGGTCGGGCCCGACAGCGTCGGGCACCGGCTGACGGAGCGGAGCATGGTCTTCGGAGGGGACACGCTGACCGCCTCCGACATCGCCGCGGCCGCCGGGCTCGTCGACTTCGGCGACCGGGACGCGGTCGCGGGGCTGGACCGGGGCCTGGTGCGCCGGGCGGTGGCGCACATCGCGGGCGAGGTGGCCGCGCTGGTGGACCGGATGCGCACCTCCTCCGCCCCCGTCCCGGTGGTGCTGGTGGGCGGGGGCAGCGCCATCGTGGGCGACGGGCTGCCCGGTTTCGAGACCGTCCGGCCCGAGCACTACGCCGTCGCCAACGCCATCGGCGCGGCCATCGCCCAGGTGGGCGGCGAGGTCGACCGGGTGGAGGTCCTGCAGGGCCGCTCCCGAGAGGAGGTCCTGCAGCAGGCCAGGGAGGAGGCCGCCGACAAGGCGGTGGCCGCCGGTGCCCGCGCGGACACCGTCCGCGTGGTGGAGGTCGAGGAGTACCCGATGGCGTACCTGCCCGGCAACGCCGTGCGGATCAAGGTCAAGGCGGTCGGCGACCTGCTGCTGCCCGGGGAGGGAGCGTGA
- a CDS encoding spore photoproduct lyase family protein, protein MVTQHPSTGADGAQEGLFPVDDLVRAGGGPARTRAFRDSPEARRLLDVHEIHAEPAAAASPRGRQIIARFPGARVVETASHWRIPGLHGDEGNAERWVRIKSRTLVLGERSSLTTRPNGRSADWIAPGLSNGCAMACAYCYVPRRKGYANPITVFTNVEQVVRHLARHVAAQGAKPAPNQCDPHAWVYDIGENGDCSVDDLICDNTADLIRAFRDWPTAKASFATKFVNPDLLELDPRGRTRIRFSLMPAADSRTLDIRTSPVERRVAAAADFLDAGYEVHFNLSPVVVRPGWERSWSELLRQLDDVLPSRVKEQARAEVITLTHNERLHEVNLGWHPRAEDVLWRPGIQQAKLSQNGDRNVRYRNDVKAASIETLRGLIAAEAPWLRVRYAF, encoded by the coding sequence ATGGTCACCCAGCACCCGTCCACCGGCGCGGACGGCGCCCAGGAGGGGCTGTTCCCCGTGGACGATCTCGTGCGGGCCGGCGGCGGCCCGGCGCGGACCCGCGCCTTCCGGGACTCGCCGGAGGCCCGCAGGCTGCTGGACGTGCACGAGATCCACGCGGAGCCCGCCGCGGCCGCCTCCCCGCGCGGCCGGCAGATCATCGCGCGCTTCCCCGGGGCCCGGGTGGTGGAGACGGCCTCGCACTGGCGCATCCCCGGACTCCACGGCGACGAGGGCAACGCCGAGAGGTGGGTCCGGATCAAGAGCCGCACCCTCGTGCTCGGCGAGCGCTCCTCCCTGACGACGCGCCCGAACGGCAGGTCCGCGGACTGGATCGCCCCGGGCCTCAGCAACGGGTGCGCGATGGCCTGCGCCTACTGCTACGTGCCGCGCCGCAAGGGGTACGCCAACCCGATCACCGTCTTCACCAACGTCGAGCAGGTCGTCCGGCACCTCGCCCGCCACGTCGCCGCGCAGGGCGCGAAGCCCGCCCCCAACCAGTGCGACCCGCACGCCTGGGTCTACGACATCGGGGAGAACGGCGACTGCTCGGTGGACGACCTGATCTGCGACAACACCGCAGACCTGATCCGCGCCTTCCGGGACTGGCCCACGGCCAAGGCGTCCTTCGCGACCAAGTTCGTCAACCCGGACCTGCTGGAACTCGACCCGCGCGGCCGGACGCGCATCAGGTTCTCGCTGATGCCGGCCGCCGACTCCAGGACGCTCGACATCCGCACCAGCCCGGTCGAGCGGCGCGTCGCCGCGGCCGCGGACTTCCTGGACGCCGGGTACGAGGTCCACTTCAACCTGTCGCCCGTGGTCGTCCGCCCCGGCTGGGAGCGCTCCTGGTCCGAGCTGCTCCGGCAGCTGGACGACGTGCTGCCGAGCCGCGTGAAGGAGCAGGCGCGGGCCGAGGTCATCACCCTCACCCACAACGAGCGCCTCCACGAGGTGAACCTCGGCTGGCACCCGCGCGCCGAGGACGTGCTGTGGCGCCCCGGGATCCAGCAGGCCAAGCTCTCCCAGAACGGCGACCGCAACGTCCGCTACCGCAACGACGTGAAGGCCGCGTCGATCGAGACCCTCCGCGGGCTGATCGCGGCCGAGGCCCCCTGGCTGCGTGTCCGCTACGCCTTCTGA
- a CDS encoding N-acetylglutaminylglutamine amidotransferase, producing MCGLSGEIRFDGGRPDLDAVRRMNDRLAPRGPDGEGLWTRGPVALGHRRLKIIDLSDRGAQPMTDGPDGLVTGVFNGCLYNYQELRRELRRLGHRFVSTSDTEVLIKAYLQWGTECVDRFYGMFAFALLDHRTGRLVLGRDRLGIKPLYLAAAPGRLRFASSLPALLAAGGVDTSIDPVALHQYLTWHATVAAPRTILTGVTKLPPATVRVVEPDGTHRDHRYWEPSYTRRPEHEGMSADEWRDAVLEALRVAVRRRMVADVPVGVLLSGGLDSSLVVALLAEEGQRDLATFSVGFESAGGEEGDEFRYSRLMAEQFGTDHHELMVPSTEVSGALDAAVAAMAEPMVSHDVIAFHLLSRQVAEHVKVVQSGQGADEVFAGYHWYPRLAVPERERAAEAYAEAYFDRTHADLGRIVQPHLLPGEDVSRRFVDEHMARPGAETALDAALRLDTHVMLVDDPVKRVDNMTMDWGLEARVPFLDHELVELAAACPPELKLAHDGKGVLKEAGRKLLPAEVVDRPKGYFPVPAIKHMAGPVLDRVRDALNAPEARARGIFREEYVAELLAAPDEHRTRRGANGLWQVALLELWLQKHGIS from the coding sequence ATGTGCGGCCTGAGCGGCGAGATACGGTTCGACGGCGGACGGCCGGACCTGGACGCGGTACGGCGCATGAACGACCGGCTGGCGCCCCGCGGCCCCGACGGCGAGGGCCTGTGGACCCGGGGCCCCGTCGCCCTCGGGCACCGACGGCTGAAGATCATCGACCTGTCCGACCGCGGCGCCCAGCCCATGACCGACGGCCCCGACGGCCTGGTGACCGGTGTCTTCAACGGCTGCCTGTACAACTACCAGGAACTGCGGCGGGAGCTGCGACGCCTGGGTCACCGCTTCGTGTCCACGTCGGACACGGAGGTGCTGATCAAGGCGTACCTCCAGTGGGGCACCGAGTGCGTCGACCGGTTCTACGGGATGTTCGCGTTCGCGCTCCTCGACCACCGCACGGGGCGGCTCGTCCTCGGCCGCGACCGGCTCGGGATCAAGCCCCTGTACCTGGCGGCCGCCCCCGGGCGGCTCCGGTTCGCCTCCTCCCTGCCCGCCCTCCTGGCCGCCGGCGGGGTGGACACCTCGATCGACCCGGTCGCCCTCCACCAGTACCTGACGTGGCACGCGACCGTCGCGGCGCCCCGCACGATCCTCACCGGCGTGACCAAGCTGCCCCCGGCCACGGTCCGCGTGGTCGAGCCGGACGGCACCCACCGCGACCACCGCTACTGGGAGCCGTCGTACACCCGCCGCCCGGAGCACGAGGGGATGAGCGCCGACGAGTGGCGCGACGCGGTGCTGGAGGCGCTGCGCGTCGCCGTGCGGCGCCGCATGGTCGCCGACGTCCCCGTGGGCGTGCTGCTCTCCGGCGGCCTGGACTCCAGCCTGGTGGTGGCGCTCCTCGCCGAAGAGGGGCAGCGCGACCTCGCGACGTTCAGCGTCGGCTTCGAGTCGGCCGGCGGCGAGGAGGGCGACGAGTTCCGCTACTCCCGGTTGATGGCCGAGCAGTTCGGCACCGACCACCACGAGCTGATGGTGCCGTCCACCGAGGTGTCGGGCGCGCTGGACGCGGCCGTCGCGGCGATGGCCGAACCCATGGTCAGCCATGACGTGATCGCCTTCCACCTGCTGTCGCGGCAGGTCGCCGAGCACGTCAAGGTGGTGCAGAGCGGCCAGGGCGCGGACGAGGTCTTCGCCGGCTACCACTGGTACCCGCGCCTCGCCGTGCCCGAGCGGGAGAGGGCGGCGGAGGCGTACGCGGAGGCCTACTTCGACCGCACGCACGCCGACCTCGGCCGCATCGTCCAGCCCCACCTGCTGCCCGGCGAGGACGTGTCGCGGCGGTTCGTGGACGAGCACATGGCCCGTCCCGGGGCGGAGACCGCCCTCGACGCGGCCCTGCGGCTGGACACCCACGTCATGCTCGTCGACGACCCCGTCAAGCGCGTCGACAACATGACCATGGACTGGGGCCTGGAGGCCCGGGTGCCGTTCCTCGACCACGAGCTGGTCGAGCTGGCGGCGGCCTGCCCGCCCGAGCTGAAGCTCGCCCACGACGGCAAGGGCGTGCTCAAGGAGGCCGGACGCAAGCTGCTGCCCGCCGAGGTGGTGGACCGGCCCAAGGGGTACTTCCCCGTACCCGCGATCAAGCACATGGCGGGCCCGGTGCTCGACCGGGTGCGCGACGCGCTGAACGCACCCGAGGCCAGGGCCCGCGGCATCTTCCGGGAGGAGTACGTGGCGGAGCTCCTCGCGGCACCCGACGAGCACCGTACGAGGCGAGGGGCGAACGGTCTGTGGCAGGTAGCGTTGCTGGAGCTATGGCTGCAGAAGCACGGCATCAGCTGA
- a CDS encoding helix-turn-helix domain-containing protein has translation MPRTTVRDLIASQPPRHLLPVAGHAGLDNTVSDVEAADIAGTSPVPGRVSCADLSPVRGLSASHLVDIALHRHHVAGAAALVLCGLPEGSLSRAPRRLADRMRLPLLLAPHHSSAQTAAALLLWTRGPDVQRAHQLTGIARALRAQTSLEGITRTLARHLHAAVAALSPDGATIAGDRLGIDLLPHLRVPAPLTGTAEGHAFAAHPLRSENGTPGTWLAAHSAHGGPQWGERALAALGLAEAYATASLAVSLMRAERDARFRTTLLEEILSHADDLPAGTAAAAGRIGWRLAGWHTAVHLLRLHRHAPPPAAGDLTDALAGAGLALGPPAERSDGWAGWITSDRPPAGQDGPALVARVAEALRVYHARAGATPLVAGIGRPSPGPAGLATSLAEARHAALATALADVPGGVQHVDRLGVTQVLMASYTSPTMRETAAGLLTPLLEDPAGPELLRTLEAYFDCGCSAADTARRLGLHRNTVAQRLSRACTVLGVGLHTADERLALQLACRAHRLGTGPRPAPAPSSGS, from the coding sequence ATGCCCCGCACCACGGTCCGTGACCTGATCGCCTCCCAGCCGCCCCGCCACCTCCTCCCGGTCGCCGGGCACGCCGGCCTCGACAACACCGTCAGCGACGTGGAGGCAGCGGACATCGCCGGCACCTCCCCCGTCCCCGGCCGCGTCTCCTGCGCCGACCTCTCCCCCGTCCGCGGCCTCAGCGCCTCCCACCTGGTCGACATCGCCCTGCACCGCCACCACGTCGCCGGCGCGGCCGCCCTGGTGCTCTGCGGGCTGCCCGAGGGGAGCCTCAGCCGGGCCCCCCGGCGGCTGGCCGACCGCATGCGCCTGCCCCTCCTCCTCGCCCCCCACCACTCCAGCGCGCAGACGGCCGCCGCCCTCCTCCTGTGGACCCGGGGCCCCGACGTCCAGCGCGCCCACCAGCTAACCGGCATCGCGCGCGCCCTGCGCGCCCAGACCTCCCTGGAGGGCATCACCCGCACCCTCGCCCGCCACCTGCACGCCGCCGTCGCCGCCCTGTCCCCCGACGGAGCCACCATCGCCGGGGACCGGCTCGGCATCGACCTCCTGCCGCACCTGCGGGTCCCCGCCCCCCTCACCGGCACCGCCGAGGGCCACGCCTTCGCCGCGCACCCCCTGCGCTCGGAGAACGGGACCCCCGGTACATGGCTGGCCGCGCACAGCGCCCACGGCGGCCCCCAGTGGGGGGAGCGCGCCCTCGCCGCCCTCGGCCTGGCCGAGGCGTACGCCACCGCCTCGCTGGCCGTCTCCCTCATGCGCGCCGAACGCGACGCCCGGTTCCGCACCACCCTCCTGGAGGAGATCCTCTCCCACGCGGACGACCTCCCGGCCGGTACGGCGGCCGCCGCGGGACGCATCGGCTGGCGCCTCGCCGGCTGGCACACCGCCGTCCACCTCCTGCGGCTCCACCGCCACGCGCCGCCCCCCGCCGCCGGCGACCTCACCGACGCCCTCGCCGGCGCCGGCCTCGCCCTCGGCCCGCCTGCCGAACGCTCCGACGGCTGGGCCGGGTGGATCACCTCCGACCGCCCCCCGGCCGGTCAGGACGGCCCCGCCCTCGTGGCCCGGGTCGCCGAAGCCCTGCGCGTCTACCACGCCCGCGCCGGCGCCACCCCGCTCGTCGCCGGCATCGGACGCCCCTCCCCGGGGCCCGCGGGGCTGGCCACCAGCCTCGCGGAGGCCCGCCACGCCGCACTCGCCACCGCCCTCGCCGACGTCCCCGGCGGGGTCCAGCACGTCGACCGCCTCGGCGTCACCCAGGTCCTCATGGCCTCCTACACCTCACCGACCATGCGCGAGACCGCCGCCGGTCTCCTCACGCCCCTCCTGGAAGACCCCGCAGGCCCCGAGCTCCTGCGCACCCTGGAGGCGTACTTCGACTGCGGCTGCTCCGCCGCGGACACCGCACGCCGCCTCGGCCTCCACCGCAACACCGTCGCCCAGCGGCTGTCCCGCGCCTGCACCGTCCTCGGCGTCGGCCTCCACACGGCCGACGAGCGGCTCGCCCTACAGCTCGCCTGCCGCGCCCACCGGCTGGGCACCGGCCCCCGGCCGGCCCCCGCGCCCTCATCCGGATCCTGA
- a CDS encoding class I SAM-dependent methyltransferase, producing the protein MTWDGEEYQARIDRIAAEGGDMHGEAALVRSFAPARVLDAGCGTGRVGIELARHGIAVVGVDVDESMLAAARSRAPEIPWHRRDLAGLELGESFDVVVMAGNVPLFTPPGTEAALVAGAARHVRSAGRLVAGFSLDRAYTLADYDDHCRAAGLVLEARYATWSRDPYAGGDYAVSVHRRP; encoded by the coding sequence ATGACGTGGGACGGCGAGGAGTACCAGGCGCGGATCGACCGTATCGCCGCGGAGGGAGGGGACATGCACGGTGAGGCCGCGCTGGTTCGTTCCTTCGCGCCGGCCAGGGTTCTCGACGCCGGCTGCGGCACCGGGCGGGTGGGCATCGAGCTGGCCCGCCACGGGATCGCGGTGGTGGGCGTGGACGTCGACGAGTCGATGCTCGCCGCGGCCCGGAGCCGGGCGCCGGAGATCCCCTGGCACCGGCGCGACCTGGCAGGGCTCGAACTCGGGGAGTCGTTCGACGTCGTGGTGATGGCGGGCAACGTGCCCCTGTTCACCCCGCCGGGAACGGAAGCGGCCCTGGTCGCCGGGGCGGCGCGCCACGTCCGGTCGGCCGGGCGCCTCGTCGCCGGGTTCTCCCTCGACCGGGCCTACACGCTGGCCGACTACGACGACCACTGCCGTGCGGCGGGCCTCGTCCTCGAAGCCAGGTACGCGACCTGGTCCCGCGACCCCTACGCGGGCGGGGACTACGCCGTCTCCGTGCACCGCAGGCCCTGA
- a CDS encoding DUF917 domain-containing protein, whose translation MRYITAKHLDDLARGAAVLGTGGGGDPYIGKLIAAEAIRAHGPVRVVAVEDVEPSAVVLPVAVIGAPTVLLEKTPSGAEAEQVLGALQEVLGSPAQYVACLEAGGVNSMIPLAVAARTGLPLIDADGMGRAFPEIQMVLTTLAGVAATPMALADAHGNASVLRTVDNRWAERLARATTVEMGGAAFMALYPMRGEQAAASLVPATLSWALELGRAIRDARAAHRDPARAAAAVLRGHVLFTGKVADVARRTEGGFVRGEARLQGLGADTDHHMVLRFQNEHLIALRDGVPVATVPDLICVLDAETGAPVTTESMRYGARVSVIGAPCDPRWRTPQGLELTGPRYFGYDLDYTPVEELAPVPSPV comes from the coding sequence ATGCGGTACATCACCGCGAAGCATCTGGACGACCTGGCGCGCGGCGCGGCCGTGCTGGGCACCGGCGGGGGCGGCGACCCCTACATCGGCAAGCTGATCGCGGCCGAGGCCATCCGCGCCCACGGGCCGGTGCGCGTGGTCGCCGTCGAGGACGTGGAGCCCTCCGCCGTCGTCCTGCCGGTCGCCGTGATCGGCGCGCCGACCGTGCTGCTGGAGAAGACCCCCTCCGGTGCGGAGGCCGAGCAGGTGCTCGGCGCGCTCCAGGAGGTCCTGGGCAGCCCGGCGCAGTACGTGGCGTGCCTGGAGGCAGGGGGCGTGAACTCCATGATCCCCCTGGCCGTCGCCGCCCGCACCGGTCTGCCGCTGATCGACGCCGACGGCATGGGGCGGGCCTTCCCCGAGATCCAGATGGTCCTCACCACCCTGGCCGGCGTGGCCGCCACCCCGATGGCGCTCGCCGACGCCCACGGCAACGCCTCGGTGCTGCGCACCGTGGACAACCGGTGGGCCGAACGCCTGGCCAGGGCCACCACGGTGGAGATGGGCGGAGCGGCCTTCATGGCCCTGTACCCGATGCGCGGGGAGCAGGCCGCCGCCTCCCTCGTCCCGGCCACGCTCAGCTGGGCGCTGGAGCTGGGGCGGGCCATCCGGGACGCCCGGGCCGCGCACCGCGACCCGGCACGGGCGGCCGCGGCCGTCCTGCGGGGGCACGTGCTGTTCACCGGCAAGGTGGCGGACGTCGCCCGGCGCACCGAGGGCGGCTTCGTCCGCGGTGAGGCCCGCCTGCAGGGGCTGGGGGCGGACACCGACCACCACATGGTGCTGCGGTTCCAGAACGAGCACCTGATCGCCCTGCGCGACGGGGTTCCCGTGGCCACCGTGCCGGACCTGATCTGCGTCCTGGACGCGGAGACCGGCGCCCCGGTGACGACCGAGTCCATGCGCTACGGGGCCCGCGTCAGCGTCATCGGCGCCCCCTGCGACCCGCGGTGGCGCACCCCGCAGGGCCTTGAGCTCACCGGTCCCCGCTACTTCGGCTACGACCTGGACTACACGCCCGTCGAAGAGCTCGCCCCGGTGCCGAGCCCCGTCTGA
- a CDS encoding DUF917 domain-containing protein: MTDTLTRPPAPRRHGHLRHVTPDDVGDLAAGAALLGSGGGGDTHTATLLARHQLAEYGPVPLVRLPDLDPDAPVACVGAVGSTTALAERPPGGTEFTAVVDTLNDRLGTPLAALQPLEIGGVNALFALAAAARTGLPLIDADAMGRAFPRLDQTTLSAAGHPASPTALADARGTTLTVDVPDNGTLEVLVREALPALGGWCAIATHPAAARTYRGAVVDHSVTRALALGAAYLHAADAPPATRAAFVARWQGTPLRSGTVCEVRRRETRTGAHTTITVQDRADPARTLRLEAGDEYVLVLDDGVPLAVTPEVICVLDPLTWRLVPPDAVTGHQRVALFTLPAAPAWRSPSSSLVGLASYGLRDLPQDIHAPHHGP, translated from the coding sequence ATGACGGACACCCTCACCCGTCCCCCCGCACCCCGGCGGCACGGGCACCTGCGCCACGTCACCCCGGACGACGTCGGGGACCTGGCCGCCGGGGCCGCCCTCCTGGGCTCCGGCGGCGGCGGGGACACCCACACCGCGACCCTCCTGGCCCGCCACCAACTCGCCGAGTACGGGCCCGTGCCCCTGGTCCGGCTGCCGGACCTCGACCCCGACGCCCCGGTCGCCTGCGTGGGCGCCGTCGGCTCCACCACCGCGCTGGCCGAGAGGCCTCCCGGCGGAACGGAGTTCACCGCCGTCGTCGACACCCTCAACGACAGGCTGGGCACGCCCCTGGCCGCGCTCCAGCCCCTGGAGATCGGCGGTGTCAACGCCCTGTTCGCCCTCGCGGCCGCCGCCCGCACCGGCCTCCCGCTCATCGACGCCGACGCCATGGGGCGCGCCTTCCCACGCCTGGACCAGACCACCCTCTCCGCCGCCGGGCACCCGGCCTCGCCCACCGCGCTCGCCGACGCCCGCGGTACGACCCTGACCGTCGACGTCCCGGACAACGGCACCCTGGAGGTCCTGGTCCGCGAGGCCCTGCCCGCTCTCGGCGGCTGGTGCGCCATCGCCACCCACCCCGCCGCCGCCCGCACCTACCGGGGCGCCGTGGTCGACCACTCCGTCACCCGGGCCCTCGCCCTCGGCGCCGCCTACCTGCACGCCGCCGACGCCCCGCCCGCCACCCGCGCCGCCTTCGTCGCCCGCTGGCAGGGGACCCCCCTGCGCAGCGGCACCGTGTGCGAAGTGCGCCGCCGCGAGACGCGTACCGGCGCCCACACCACCATCACCGTCCAGGACCGGGCCGACCCCGCCCGGACCCTGCGCCTGGAAGCCGGCGACGAGTACGTCCTGGTCCTCGACGACGGGGTGCCCCTGGCCGTCACACCGGAGGTGATCTGCGTACTCGACCCCCTCACCTGGAGGCTCGTCCCTCCCGACGCCGTCACCGGGCACCAGCGCGTCGCCCTGTTCACGCTGCCCGCGGCCCCCGCCTGGCGCTCCCCGTCCTCCTCCCTCGTCGGCCTCGCCTCCTACGGCCTCCGCGACCTGCCCCAGGACATCCATGCCCCGCACCACGGTCCGTGA
- a CDS encoding cytosine permease, whose protein sequence is MGNDDFSLERVPDEHRYSWFSVATQRFGQLSSFSQFLLGATLGFGMTFWDAVLAITLGAVVLEFATILVGVAGCREGLSTSVLARWTGFGRGGSALVGLLIAVSLMGWFGVQNAVFAQGLHRLVGVLPEWAWALVGGLGVSALVVWGIRFMAWAAYATVPAFMLLVTWSIVSELSRHDMGALLDSPPAGPPLSLAAGTTIVAGGFIVGAVMTPDMTRYNRTSADVVKQTLLGVTLGEYVIALSGVLLAHAARSSDVAAAVASSSGLVGTAVLVAAILKVNDWNLYSSSLGVVNSADAILGRKVPRAAATLAVGACGSVLSAVGILDHFVEFLTILGVATPPIAGIMIAEYFVVKTWRADLERTRAVGRIPAAAPEWVPAALVCWAAGGLVGYHVAWGVPAVNSIGVAFLLYTAFGKAGLVRGPKDVPAPAARPVQPTFHEGNQS, encoded by the coding sequence TTGGGAAATGACGATTTTTCGCTGGAGCGGGTGCCGGACGAGCACCGGTACTCGTGGTTCAGCGTCGCCACCCAGCGGTTCGGCCAGCTGTCGTCGTTCAGCCAGTTCCTCCTGGGAGCCACGCTGGGCTTCGGGATGACGTTCTGGGACGCGGTCCTGGCGATCACGCTGGGTGCGGTCGTCCTGGAGTTCGCCACCATCCTGGTGGGCGTCGCCGGGTGCCGGGAGGGGCTGTCCACCTCCGTCCTGGCGCGCTGGACCGGGTTCGGCCGCGGCGGGTCGGCGCTGGTGGGCCTGTTGATCGCGGTGAGCCTGATGGGCTGGTTCGGTGTGCAGAACGCCGTCTTCGCCCAGGGCCTGCACCGGTTGGTCGGCGTCCTGCCGGAGTGGGCGTGGGCCCTGGTGGGCGGCCTGGGGGTCAGCGCGCTGGTGGTGTGGGGCATCCGCTTCATGGCCTGGGCGGCCTATGCGACGGTGCCGGCGTTCATGCTGCTGGTGACCTGGTCGATCGTGTCGGAGCTGTCCCGGCACGACATGGGGGCCCTGCTGGACTCCCCGCCGGCCGGCCCCCCGCTGTCGCTGGCGGCCGGCACCACGATCGTGGCGGGCGGCTTCATCGTCGGCGCGGTGATGACCCCGGACATGACCCGGTACAACCGCACCTCCGCCGACGTCGTCAAGCAGACCCTCCTGGGCGTGACGCTGGGCGAGTACGTGATCGCCCTGTCGGGCGTGCTGCTGGCGCACGCGGCCCGCAGCTCCGACGTGGCGGCCGCGGTGGCCTCCTCCTCCGGTCTCGTGGGGACCGCGGTGCTCGTCGCGGCGATCCTGAAGGTGAACGACTGGAACCTGTACTCGTCCTCGCTGGGCGTGGTGAACAGCGCCGACGCGATCCTCGGCCGGAAGGTCCCCCGCGCGGCGGCCACGCTGGCCGTCGGGGCGTGCGGGTCGGTCCTGTCCGCCGTCGGGATCCTCGACCACTTCGTGGAGTTCCTGACGATCCTGGGCGTGGCCACTCCCCCGATCGCGGGGATCATGATCGCCGAGTACTTCGTGGTGAAGACCTGGCGGGCCGACCTGGAGCGGACCCGTGCCGTCGGCCGGATCCCGGCCGCGGCGCCGGAGTGGGTCCCCGCGGCGCTGGTGTGCTGGGCGGCCGGCGGCCTCGTCGGCTACCACGTGGCCTGGGGGGTCCCCGCGGTCAACTCCATCGGCGTCGCCTTCCTGTTGTACACGGCGTTCGGGAAAGCCGGTCTGGTACGGGGGCCGAAGGACGTGCCGGCACCCGCGGCCCGCCCGGTCCAGCCGACCTTCCACGAAGGGAACCAGTCATGA
- a CDS encoding OsmC family protein translates to MDYTVTVRHSGTMDLTASNGRSEVDLAWGPEPGRWMATELFLAGVGACMLATMADYARSNGLSVEGASVRVGADSAVRPVRMSTIHVTYTLPASLSEEQVRTLVRAGNRCKVHNTVENHPEFRVSATSSAVTA, encoded by the coding sequence ATGGACTACACCGTCACCGTCCGGCACAGCGGGACGATGGACCTGACCGCGAGCAACGGCCGGAGCGAGGTCGACCTCGCCTGGGGCCCCGAGCCCGGCCGGTGGATGGCGACCGAGCTGTTCCTCGCCGGCGTCGGCGCGTGCATGCTCGCCACCATGGCCGACTACGCCCGGTCCAACGGCCTCTCCGTCGAGGGGGCGTCGGTCAGGGTGGGGGCGGACAGCGCGGTCAGGCCGGTCCGCATGAGCACCATCCACGTCACGTACACCCTGCCCGCCTCGCTGAGCGAAGAGCAGGTCCGGACCCTCGTCCGGGCGGGCAACCGGTGCAAGGTCCACAACACCGTGGAGAACCACCCGGAGTTCCGGGTCAGCGCCACCTCCTCGGCCGTGACGGCGTGA